The DNA window CTGCTGATGACGCCACATTTTGATGGCTTCATGATTTCCAGATAATAACACGACCGGCACTTTTGCGCCACGAAAATTTGCCGGCCGGGTGTAATGGGGACACTCCAGCATGCTGTCCTCAAACGATTCGCTTTCCAGCGACTCCTGCTTGCCCACAACACCGGGAACAAGCCGGGTGACCGCGTCCGCCACGACCATGGCCGGGACCTCCCCTCCGGTCAGCACATAATCACCGATGGAAATTTCCTCGTCCGCCAGTTTGAGCCGTACGCGCTCGTCAATGCCCTCATAATGGCCGCAAATGATGATGAGGTTGCGCTCCTGTGCCAGACGTTTGGCGCGCGCCTGCGTGAACGGTTTTCCGGAAGGAGACATGACAATGACCCTGGCCGAACGCTTGCCCTTGATCTTGCGCACGGCGTCAAACAGCGGTTGGGGCGACATGACCATGCCCGGACCCCCGCCGAAAGGACGGTCATCCACCCTGCGGTGTTTTTTGTCCGCTGAATACTTGCGCAGGTCGTGGACATGAAAGACAACTTTCTTTTTATCCTGCGCGCGTTTGAGGATGGACTCCTGCAGGACGCCGGCGAACATCTCCGGAAAAATAGTAATGATATCGAATCGCAACATGGTTTATTGTAACTCCGAACCGTATTTGCTCAAAAAATCTTTTTGGAACTCTGCGTAACGGTTCGCCTCGATGGCCGCGCGGATGCGCTCCATCAGTTTGATATAAAAATAGACATTGTGATAACTCATCAGCCGCGCGCCGGTGATCTCATTGAGATTGAGCAGATGGCGGATATAGGCGCGCGTGTAATTTGTACAGACAGGACAGTCGCAATCCTCGTCCAGCGGACGGAAATCCCTGGTGAATTCGCTGTTGCGGATGGTCAGTTTGCCGATGGAGGTAAAGGCGCTGCCGTGACGGCCGTA is part of the Candidatus Omnitrophota bacterium genome and encodes:
- the trmD gene encoding tRNA (guanosine(37)-N1)-methyltransferase TrmD, which translates into the protein MRFDIITIFPEMFAGVLQESILKRAQDKKKVVFHVHDLRKYSADKKHRRVDDRPFGGGPGMVMSPQPLFDAVRKIKGKRSARVIVMSPSGKPFTQARAKRLAQERNLIIICGHYEGIDERVRLKLADEEISIGDYVLTGGEVPAMVVADAVTRLVPGVVGKQESLESESFEDSMLECPHYTRPANFRGAKVPVVLLSGNHEAIKMWRHQQALAKTKKVRPDLLM